A stretch of DNA from Alphaproteobacteria bacterium:
CAATCGCCAGGAGTGGTGAAAGTTTCTCTGCCTCTCCCTTCACATAGAGATCCGAGAAAATCTGCGCCATCGATTGGGCGAGCTCCTTGCCGCCAGGCTGATCCGGGAAATAGGTCAGCGAGCGACGGAACGAGATCAGGCTTTCGCGATAGTTGCCGTCCGCGCGATAGAGCTCGGCGAGGTCGTTCAGCAGTTCGAACTCGAAGCTGTCGCCACGCCATTTATAACGTAGCTTGTCGAGCTGATCGATCGCCTCGGCCCGGCTGAGTTTTCCCGTTGACTCAAGCAATTCAACGCGGGCAAGCGTCGCACGTGCGCTGTCGAATGGGGATGCACCTTTCTCCGCCTCCTCAAAATCCGAAACCGCTTCGGCGGTCCGGTGAGCGAGTAAACGCTCTCGGCCGCGTAGATACGCAACTCGGCCGCGCTCTGCGTCCGTTAGATCGGATTTGGCATAGCCATCGAGGAGGGTACTCGCCCGCACATCGTCGCCGCGCGCGATCAGAGTTTCGGCGGCAAGCAATCCAAGATGAACTTGCAACGCATGGGGATAACGCGCGATGAGGGCGCCACCCAGGAAGAATTGTTGCTCCGCCAAGCCGTAGTCGCGCATGGACGCGGCAACGGCGGCGCGCCAGAGGGCCGCCTCCGGTACGGTCGCGAGGCTCGGATCGTCAAGCACGTGCTTGGCACTTTTGAAATCTCGAACGAGCGCAAGAAGAGCGCCTCGCATGACTTTTACGTCAACCGCATCGGCGAGATCCGGTTGCTCCTTAGCGATCCTTTCGACCAAGATCAAGGCTTCCGGGGCCAAACCCTCGGCGAAATAGAATCGCGCCAAATCGAGACGGATCATATTGCGCGCCAACGGCACGGCTTCGGAGAGCTTGGTCTGAAGCTCTTGCTTGCGCCCGATTGGCGACTCGATTCCCACTTCGCACCAGGCGGGGAAGTCGAAGAGGGAGGGCGCGTTTTCACCGTTTCCGAATACGAGGCCCGAGGACGGCAGTTCGGTAATCGCCGACAGGTTCAGCCCCGGCTCGCCGAGGACGTCGACGCCGTCCTTGCGGGCGGTGACGACGATGCCGTCGGCTTTCGGCTCGACCACAATGCCTTGCGCGCTGTCAAGCAGGCGGAAGTCGACGTAGCTGCGGTTCTGGAAAATACCAAGGCCCGGCGCCGAAACCGGGACGACGACCAGTTTGTCGCCTCCCTCAGGGTCAACCACGTCGAGAGGAAAGGCCGCATTGTCCATTGGCATCGTGACACGCGGCCCGATTGGCGATTTGGGCTCGGGCTTGACCGCAATGGGGGTGGCCGGTCGATCAAGTCCTTGCGCAAGCTCTACAGTCCAGGTGGTGTCCTGCTTCGTGAGCGCTGGCGTCACACCGGGCTTCACTTTTATGCGTACGACTGCCCCCCTGAGATGCGGCAACTGCTCTATGGAAGAGAAATTCTTGCCGTCGCCGGTTGCTGGCACTTGCCCGAGATCGAGAACCGCGGGACGATCGAATACAAGCCAAACGTCGTCGGCGCGGCGAAAGGCTGCGAGGGCCGTCCCGTCGTACCACGGGAAGCGAAATGTCGCGCTTGTGTCGCTTGCCGAATACTCGACAGTGATCGCGTCGGCGAGGGCGCCCCCCGTGAGAATGGATGCCGCTTGCCGGTGCTGCTCGGCCTTTTTCAAATTCTGCGCGGCCGTCGGCGATACCATAAGTGGTGGTGGTGAAGTCGCCGCCGAATGTTCGACGGGCGGAATAACCTTTACCATGACCGCATCGAAACTTGCGGCCATTGCGTTTGCTTCGGCAGCGGTCGCAGCGACGTCCTTTGCACCTTTCGCCTGCGCGGCAGTCGCAAGCAAATCGACCACGATTCTGGGCCCGTCGCGTAAGGCGCGCAACCCGCTCTCCGGCGCCAGGGTCAACGTGACCGTGGTACCCGACGGCGATATTTCCGTCGTGACAGTCTTGGCAAATCGTGACGGCTTGCGTCCTAGGTATGCAAGATCGACGCGGGCCGGGGCACTGAAAGCAATAACAACGCGATCGCCCATGCGTGAAATCGCATAGCCCACATTGCGCGGCCAGTCGAAAACGATCCGATCGTAGTCTTTGTGCTCGCCAAGCCGGACATCGACACGTGGACCGTCCACGCCGGTCTGATCGGCAACAGGCTTCGCCACGGCAGCGCTCCGTTCGGCGCCAGATTTCTGGGCTCCCGCCGGTTCGGGCTTCGTCAGCGCTGCAGGAGAGGACTGGGCGGAACCGCCGGAATCCATCAGATCGAGGACCGCGACTTTCGGGCCATCCTTGAAGCTTTTGATCTCAACGGCGTCCTTGAGCTTGAGCCGAATTGTCGATCCGTCATCGTCAAGGCGGGCGGTCGCGACATAGTCGCCGAGGTCGACCGGTATTCTGTCAAATCGACCGCTTAGCGCACGATCGAAGTGCACGACGACTTCGGTTCCGTCTCTTGTCACGTCAAAACTGATTGGTGCTGGCCAACGGAATGCGATGCGGCCATAGCCGGGATGATGGCCCGTCGCAATCACGACTGCGTCCGTTGCCTCGGCATGTCCCGGCATCGTCAAGCCGATGGCCACTGTGACGACGAAGGGTTGTAGCAAAGCGCCAAATCTCATGGTTGGGCCTCCGCCCCATTGGGGCAAATGACGATGTCGACAAAGCGAGCGAAGTCCTGGCGCTCGGGCCCGGCGCGGCTGTCCCCGTAACCGACGCCGGACGTATCGGCTTGGCCGAATGCGGTTATTGCGCGGTCGTAGCCCGCTTTACTTAAGATACCTGCCACCGCCCCCGCCCGCGCGAGTCCAAGTTCCCAATTCGACGTGAAAATCCCATTGCTCATTCGCACTCCGTCGCCGGAGCTCAATATTTCAATCCTGTTGTTGAGCATGCTCAAAATGCTGCTCAAGCGGACGAGCGCATCGCGCGCGGACGATGCGGGTTCCGCACTTCCCCCGTCGAACAGCAATTTGCCAGGTAACGAAATGGTCAAGCCCTTTTCGCTCTGTGCAAGCGTTGCGCTGCGCAGCAGCGGGTCGGCCGCGAATTTGCCCGCAATGATGGCCGCGAGATAGCCAAGGTCAGTTCCACTCGTGAAGTTCGCTCGTGGCACTGGAAACTCTGCCGCGGGTTCCGAGGCCAGATCGTCGACTATCGGATCGCGGTCCGCCGTGTCGGCACTCGCAAGACCTCGCCACTGATCCGTGTCAACGCTCGACATCGAGAACAGCATGATGAAAAAACAAAGTAGGATCGAAACAAGGTCGGTCATCGACACGAGCCATGCCGCACCCCCCTGGACCGACCCCTCTGTTGAAGGGCGCCGGGCAGTCATCGTTCTTCCCAACGGTTCGTCACCGATTGCAAATTCTCAGCCGAGCTGCGGTTAGGTGGCCGGGCTATGTGCCTCACCTGGAACGCAAGCTCGACCACTCCCGCATTACCCGGGCGCAATCCGATCGAGATCCCAACCTCTGGCGCGCCGGCGTCCGCCAGCGCACGGGCTAGGCTTTCGGCCTGCTTGATGGCGGCCGCGTCGTGCGACCCATCCACCTCGAACACGAGTTCAATATCGAAGCGCAGGTCGGCCGGATGGGTGTTGAGCGCCTCCGCCAATCCATTGAGCAAGAGTGCGCGATCAGGTCGCAATGCGGCGCCGCCGTGTGCAAAGAGCTCGTCGGCGTGCAGCCTCACGCGCATGGGTCCACCGGCGGACTCTCCCTCCAGGCGTGCTTCTGGTACCGTACTAAGCAGCGCTTCTCGCAACCGCGACTGAAATTGCTCGAGCGCCGCGCGATTGCCGGCGTCGACATACAGATGGTCCCGCGCAATGGGATGCCAGCCGGAAAACGTGTCGTTGACCGACCCGAGCACCGCAGGGATTTTTTTGGGCTCGAAGCTTGAAAGGCTGTTAAGCAGGATGAAGAACGACAATAAGAGCAGAAAAAGGGCGAGCAATTGGAGAATATTGCGACCTTGCCCTTCCGATGTCGTGAGGGAATCGCCGGCGTCCATTGGTGGTCAGTCGAAGCTTGCGAGCAAGGCGTCGATCTCTGCCTGCGATTTAGTGTCGGCCGAGCGCCGCGGCCCATCCAACACGTCTTCTCCAACTGGCAATTCTGTCGGCTCGCTTTTGAGCGGCTTCGCTTGCTTGTCGTGCAGGATCTCTCCGTCCAGCACCCCGATGAGGGCGGTTACCTTCTCGTCGATATGCTTGAGCGCAGCGACCACCTTCGTGATGCGCTGGCCGGTAATGTCTTGAAAGCTGCAGGCTTCATAGATCCTTGTCACCGCTTCGCTAAGCCTAGCGACGGCACTGCCAGGCACCTCGTCACGAAGTCGTTCGATGTGCTCCGCGGCACTCATGATCGCGTTTGTAGCGCTTTCGGTCGCACCGACTATCGCATCGAGCTCGTTAGTCGCCGTCGGGATGTGAGTCGAGCTGATATCATCCGGGCTTAGTGCAGCGATCTCCGCCTTAGCCGCTTGGATAAAGCGGGCCAACCCCGCGAGTTCACGATAGAGCTTGATTTCGGCGTCGATAAAGTCGCGCTCCGTTGAATCGAGCATGCGCGTCACGACCGACTCGATATCCATCGCGTGGCGCGCATTTGGACGATCGGCTTTGGCGCTCGTACGGTCAGTGCTTGACTTGCGGTTCGATCCACGATCGGCCATTAACTTCTCCTAGAACATGCCGAGTACCGACGAGAGTTTCGTCTTCAGCGTTGCCGCATTAAATGGCTTTACGATGTAGTTGTTCACGCCGGCCTCGCGCGCCATTACGACGTTTTCAGTTTTGCTTTCCGCAGTAACCATGATGAAGGGCACGCCTTTGAGGATTGTGTCCGCGCGGACTTCACGAAGGAGTTGAAGCCCTGTCATAGGCCCCATGTTCCAATCGGAGATGACGAGGCCATATTGCTTGTCGCGCAGTTTGCGCAGCGCCATGCTGCCGTCGGTGGCTTCGTCGACATTGTCGAACCCGATCTGCTTCAACAAATTCCGGATGATTCGAAGCATGGTTTTGTAGTCGTCCACGATCAGGATCGGCATGTTCTTGTCGACGGACATCGATCTTGCTCTCGCTTCGACGGACGCATCTACAGGAGGAAGAACTTTGCCGTTCCAACCTAGTTGGGGGAGGTTAATTTCCAGTAAAACGTCAGGATTCCCGCGCGTCAGCCGTTGGGCGGGATGTCCGAACCGGGCAGCTGCCGGCGGTGTACCAGCTCATCCGTGACGCGCTTGGCCGTGTCGGGATTCATCGCCGCCAGTATCGGAGCCGCTTTCTGCTCACGCATGTGCTCGACGAGCTGGATGAGCACCGACATATCGAGCTCGTCCCAAATCCGCGCTGCGTCTCTAGGCTTCATCGTCTCATATGTCTTGACCAGGCTCTGGAGCTGCGCGTCCGTTTTCGTATCGTACTTCTTGAGAAGGTCATCGAGGCTGGCTTGGAGCTCGCTCAGCTTTGCGATCTTGTCGTCCAGCCGTTTCTCGGCCGCCTTGAGCAGGCCCTCTCGCAGATCCAATGCCTGCTCGCGATCGTGCGCCTGTCGCTCAAGGTCCTCGTGACGTTGCGCGAGGTTTTGCAACAGCCCGAATTCCGAATCGGTCAGATCGATCGGCAACGCGGTCGTAGGCTTGTCCGATCCGGTGGTTTGATCATGGGATGGATCAGGCGATGAGGGTGCGGTGGTGATGGCCTTGGCATCGACCGCAACCGGTGTCAGGGGGGCAGCCGCCGTCGGTTGAGTAGAGGGTACTGAGGATGCGTCTGTCGGCGTCTTGGCGGGCGGTGCATCGTTTGCCGTCTGGGCCGCACTTGCGCCTTGTATGTAAACATCGTGCCACAGGTTTCCGACCCGCACCGTTAGCGTGAGAATCGCGAGAACGATGGCGATCGGAACCGGTCGAAGCCGCGTAAGGAATTGGCGTCGCATTATTGCGGCCCCATCATAAACGGGCCTGTTCAAGAGCTTCACGAAGGACCCGCTCGGTCTCGGAGGCAGCGCCGGCTCTTTCGACTCCAAAGCCAGCGGAATTGCGAATTTTCGTGAACGGTTTCGGGTCTGCCAACCTTTTATCCAATGCGATTGGGACTCCTTCGATTTTGGGTCCCGCTGCAATGTCCCGCGCAAGCCGGACACCGTCCGCCAAACGGTCCGCCAACTCGTTACCGCGCTCGAGCAGAAAGGCGAGATCGTCCCGGATGCCGAAAGCTCGGTCGATACGCTCTCGATCCTGTTTGTCGAGCTGGAGGGCCCCATTGCTCACAGTTTTCAGTTTAGCGATGCTCAAGTCCGCCCTTTGCGCAGCTTCGCCGAAATTTGCGAGCACATTCTCTAGCTCGGGCTTCATTGCCCGAAATGCCGTCAGCCGGCGGCTCAATATCGCCATGTACGCGATCGCCGCGATGAGCAGGGCAGTGATCGTTCCGTCGAAGAAAAGCGCGGGGGTGACGTTCACGGGGCCTCCCATTCTTCGCGCACACTTTTGTCGATTCGCACGGCGATTTGCGAACCCTTGCGACCCATTCGGCCATGATAGAGCTGTACATCGCCGCATCGGAGCAGGATCTGTGCATCGGCCGTAGCATTGAGCATGATGCGGGTTCCGACTTCGAGCTTCATTATGTCATCCAGGCTCATAAACTGTTGGTCCAATACGGCGACGAGGTCTACATGCGTGTGCCAAAGTTCCGTCGCCAAGTGAGTTTCCCAGATCGAGTCGCGGCCGAATTTTTCGCCCATGAACATTTGCAACAAAAGTTCGCGCACCGGCTCGAGAGTGGCGTAGGGAAAGACAATCTCGAATCGCCCGCCACGATCCTCCATGTCGATCCTTAGCCGTGCCACGATGGCCGCATTTCCGGGCCGTGCGATCGTTGCGAATCGGGGATTGGTTTCCAGCCGATCGAATTTGAACGATACGGGTGCAATCGGCTCGAATGCCGTGCATAGATCCGCCAATACCACACGGATCATGCGCTCAACGAGATTGCGTTCGATCGTTGTATAGGGCCGGCCCTCGATGCGCATCGCCGCCGTGCCGCGGCGACCCCCGAGCAGCACATCTACGATCGAATAGATGAGCGCACTATCGACCACCATCATCCCGTAATTGTCCCACTCGTCTACCTTGAAGACGGATAGCATGGCTGGAAGTGGGATCGAGTTCAGATAGTCGCCGAAGCGAACCGAAAACATCTGATCGAGCGAGACTTCGACGTTGTCGGAGGTAAAGTTCCTGAGGCTCGTCGTCATCATGCGCACGAGCCGGTCGAAGACCACCTCAAGCATCGGCAGTCGTTCATAGGCAACAAGTGCGGAGTTGATGATGGCCTTGATGCCATCGGCGCCTTCACCCTCACCCTTGCCAAAACCGAGCAGGCTGTCGATTTCATCTTGGTTGAGGACACGGGTTTGGCCGGGAGCTGCGTCCTCGCCCTCGGCCGCTCCCGACTGTGAAGCCAGTTCTTCTTGGCTCTTTTCGCTCATGATCCTTGCGTGCGAACGCTATTGAACAAGCATTTCTTTGAATAGAACGTCCTTGACGACGACCGGCTGAATAGCCGAATTGACACGAACAAGGAGTTCCTCGCGCAATCGCTGAATCCCGGTCGCGCCCGCGAGGTCTTCGACATGCAGCTCCCGCAGGTAAACTTGGAAGTTGTCGATGATGCGCGGCATGACGGCTTGAAGTTTTTCCTGGTCCGCGGCTTCATTGAGCTCGAATGCGATACTGAGTTTCAAAAAATGA
This window harbors:
- the fliM gene encoding flagellar motor switch protein FliM, whose translation is MSEKSQEELASQSGAAEGEDAAPGQTRVLNQDEIDSLLGFGKGEGEGADGIKAIINSALVAYERLPMLEVVFDRLVRMMTTSLRNFTSDNVEVSLDQMFSVRFGDYLNSIPLPAMLSVFKVDEWDNYGMMVVDSALIYSIVDVLLGGRRGTAAMRIEGRPYTTIERNLVERMIRVVLADLCTAFEPIAPVSFKFDRLETNPRFATIARPGNAAIVARLRIDMEDRGGRFEIVFPYATLEPVRELLLQMFMGEKFGRDSIWETHLATELWHTHVDLVAVLDQQFMSLDDIMKLEVGTRIMLNATADAQILLRCGDVQLYHGRMGRKGSQIAVRIDKSVREEWEAP
- a CDS encoding DUF6468 domain-containing protein, whose product is MNVTPALFFDGTITALLIAAIAYMAILSRRLTAFRAMKPELENVLANFGEAAQRADLSIAKLKTVSNGALQLDKQDRERIDRAFGIRDDLAFLLERGNELADRLADGVRLARDIAAGPKIEGVPIALDKRLADPKPFTKIRNSAGFGVERAGAASETERVLREALEQARL
- a CDS encoding response regulator encodes the protein MSVDKNMPILIVDDYKTMLRIIRNLLKQIGFDNVDEATDGSMALRKLRDKQYGLVISDWNMGPMTGLQLLREVRADTILKGVPFIMVTAESKTENVVMAREAGVNNYIVKPFNAATLKTKLSSVLGMF
- a CDS encoding flagellar motor protein MotB, with translation MTARRPSTEGSVQGGAAWLVSMTDLVSILLCFFIMLFSMSSVDTDQWRGLASADTADRDPIVDDLASEPAAEFPVPRANFTSGTDLGYLAAIIAGKFAADPLLRSATLAQSEKGLTISLPGKLLFDGGSAEPASSARDALVRLSSILSMLNNRIEILSSGDGVRMSNGIFTSNWELGLARAGAVAGILSKAGYDRAITAFGQADTSGVGYGDSRAGPERQDFARFVDIVICPNGAEAQP
- a CDS encoding tetratricopeptide repeat protein is translated as MRFGALLQPFVVTVAIGLTMPGHAEATDAVVIATGHHPGYGRIAFRWPAPISFDVTRDGTEVVVHFDRALSGRFDRIPVDLGDYVATARLDDDGSTIRLKLKDAVEIKSFKDGPKVAVLDLMDSGGSAQSSPAALTKPEPAGAQKSGAERSAAVAKPVADQTGVDGPRVDVRLGEHKDYDRIVFDWPRNVGYAISRMGDRVVIAFSAPARVDLAYLGRKPSRFAKTVTTEISPSGTTVTLTLAPESGLRALRDGPRIVVDLLATAAQAKGAKDVAATAAEANAMAASFDAVMVKVIPPVEHSAATSPPPLMVSPTAAQNLKKAEQHRQAASILTGGALADAITVEYSASDTSATFRFPWYDGTALAAFRRADDVWLVFDRPAVLDLGQVPATGDGKNFSSIEQLPHLRGAVVRIKVKPGVTPALTKQDTTWTVELAQGLDRPATPIAVKPEPKSPIGPRVTMPMDNAAFPLDVVDPEGGDKLVVVPVSAPGLGIFQNRSYVDFRLLDSAQGIVVEPKADGIVVTARKDGVDVLGEPGLNLSAITELPSSGLVFGNGENAPSLFDFPAWCEVGIESPIGRKQELQTKLSEAVPLARNMIRLDLARFYFAEGLAPEALILVERIAKEQPDLADAVDVKVMRGALLALVRDFKSAKHVLDDPSLATVPEAALWRAAVAASMRDYGLAEQQFFLGGALIARYPHALQVHLGLLAAETLIARGDDVRASTLLDGYAKSDLTDAERGRVAYLRGRERLLAHRTAEAVSDFEEAEKGASPFDSARATLARVELLESTGKLSRAEAIDQLDKLRYKWRGDSFEFELLNDLAELYRADGNYRESLISFRRSLTYFPDQPGGKELAQSMAQIFSDLYVKGEAEKLSPLLAIAVYNEFKELSPTGPDGDTVAFHLADRLVAADLLINAEETLENLVKTRLDGQRKADAGTRLAKVYLLDAKPAQAIAALKESSVDDIAEPLVGERRRVEVEALIAEGKSQDALERLAGDASVGADRIRAELYWRSQQWLDATLVYERLATGWPRENVKLDVEQSDIALHWVIALTLLGNGDAVEVLRARFEPAFPDGPARNAFLVVTSDTGKSGDGFRKLATTVGQVDLFKSFMDGYRKEFLSRAKLESTIPAQSTS
- a CDS encoding protein phosphatase CheZ — translated: MADRGSNRKSSTDRTSAKADRPNARHAMDIESVVTRMLDSTERDFIDAEIKLYRELAGLARFIQAAKAEIAALSPDDISSTHIPTATNELDAIVGATESATNAIMSAAEHIERLRDEVPGSAVARLSEAVTRIYEACSFQDITGQRITKVVAALKHIDEKVTALIGVLDGEILHDKQAKPLKSEPTELPVGEDVLDGPRRSADTKSQAEIDALLASFD